One Misgurnus anguillicaudatus chromosome 19, ASM2758022v2, whole genome shotgun sequence genomic region harbors:
- the ndufb10 gene encoding NADH dehydrogenase [ubiquinone] 1 beta subcomplex subunit 10 — translation MPEDHDKDVYPEPPRQTPMVDKQTALPNPALILSKLFYYSVDLPVTKFRGVIEGIQGEKKSHYYHQKFRRVPELTECQEGDYLCYYEAEMQWRRDYKVDQEIVKVIQERLRACQQREGPSYRQNCAKELQQFDQVSKSFQLRYGDLGAYASSRKCLMKQKERMMAEAQKA, via the exons ATGCCGGAGGATCACGATAAAGATGTTTATCCCGAGCCTCCCCGTCAGACTCCAATGGTGGATAAACAAACGGCCCTTCCGAATCCAGCATTAATATTGTCAAAGCTCTTCTATTACTCTGTGGATCTGCCTGTGACCAAATTCAGAG GCGTTATTGAAGGCATCCAGGGTGAAAAGAAATCCCACTACTATCATCAGAAGTTTCGCCGTGTTCCTGAACTGACTGAATGCCAGGAAGGAGATTACCTGTGCTACTATGAGGCTGAAATGCAGTGGAGGAGAGATTA CAAAGTGGATCAGGAGATCGTGAAGGTGATCCAGGAGCGTCTCAGGGCCTGTCAGCAGCGAGAGGGACCCAGTTACAGACAAAACTGTGCCAAGGAGCTGCAGCAGTTTGATCAAGTTTCTAAATCTTTTCAATTACGCT ATGGGGATCTGGGCGCATACGCCAGCTCACGTAAATGTCTGATGAAGCAGAAGGAGAGAATGATGGCAGAAGCACAGAAAGCATAA
- the kdelr2a gene encoding ER lumen protein-retaining receptor 2, with protein MNVFRLLGDLSHLAAIIILLLKIWKTRSCAGISGKSQILFALVFTTRYLDLLTSFISLYNTSMKIIYIGCAYATVYLIYAKFRATYDGNHDTFRIEFLVVPVGGLSFLVNHDFSPLEILWTFSIYLESVAILPQLFMISKTGEAETITTHYLFCLGVYRALYLFNWIWRFYFEGFFDMIAIVAGVVQTILYCDFFYLYVTKVLKGKKLSLPA; from the exons ATGAACGTCTTCAGATTACTTGGAGATCTTTCTCATTTAGCCGCTATCATTATCCTGCTTCTCAAGATATGGAAGACCAGGTCTTGCGCAG GTATCTCTGGAAAGAGCCAGATACTCTTTGCCTTGGTTTTCACCACAAGATACCTGGACCTCCTAACGTCCTTCATCTCTCTATACAACACAAGCATGAAG ATTATTTACATTGGATGTGCGTATGCCACCGTCTACCTGATCTATGCAAAGTTCAGGGCAACCTACGACGGAAACCACGATACTTTCCGAATTGAATTTCTTGTTGTTCCGGTCGGTGGTCTCTCTTTTCTGGTCAACCACGACTTCTCCCCACTGGAG ATCCTGTGGACCTTTTCCATCTACCTTGAGTCAGTGGCCATCCTGCCCCAACTCTTTATGATCAGTAAGACCGGCGAGGCCGAGACCATCACGACCCATTATCTGTTCTGTCTGGGGGTCTACCGTGCCCTCTACCTCTTTAACTGGATTTGGAGATTCTACTTTGAGGGCTTCTTTGACATGATTGCCATCGTGGCTGGTGTCGTCCAGACTATCCTCTATTGTGACTTCTTCTACCTTTACGTCACAAAAG TGCTGAAAGGAAAGAAGCTGAGTCTACCAGCATAA
- the LOC129423934 gene encoding uncharacterized protein: MSLFNITFLVLISVWFVCGCKVDVQQSKKVLRRKEQTSVSIPCSVNISNCAGYGSDKPEIFWYMFHKDRHYQIDWNNQPAKYMLEDQNLKINFVSKNDCGVYYCAAANGAQSGEQAIGQGSTLMVTERGLNVRQTLLLTLLILLVAYGLIVLGIIICIKTGKINLICKGRWRKTQDHSRQMIFSGVVQELYKRNLVHDKIQAHCKVSQPKAEGPQTLNEDIYQNYDE; this comes from the exons ATGAGCCTTTTCAACATCACTTTTCTTGTCTTGATCTCAG TTTGGTTTGTTTGTGGATGCAAGGTAGATGTCCAGCAGTCAAAGAAAGTGCTGAGAAGAAAAGAGCAAACGTCTGTCTCTATTCCCTGTTCTGTTAATATATCCAACTGCGCAGGTTATGGATCTGACAAACCAGAAATCTTCTGGTATATGTTCCACAAAGACCGCCACTACCAGATTGATTGGAACAACCAACCAGCCAAATACATGCTGGAGGATCAGAATTTAAAAATCAACTTTGTGTCCAAAAATGACTGTGGAGTATATTACTGTGCAGCTGCTAATGGGGCACAAAGTGGGGAGCAGGCAATTGGGCAAGGAAGTACTCTGATGGTGACAG AAAGGGGTCTTAATGTTCGTCAGACTCTATTGTTGACATTGCTTATCCTACTGGTTGCTTATGGCCTCATTGTCTTGGGTATTATCATCTGCATAAAG acTGGAAAAATAAATTTAATCTGTAAAGGAAGATGGAGAAAAACCCAG GACCATTCTAGGCAAATGATTTTTAGTGGAGTCGTGCAAGAACTATACAAGAGGAACTTAGTGCATGACAAAATTCAGGCACACTGCAAAGTTTCTCAACCAAAG GCTGAAGGTCCTCAAACCCTGAATGAAGATATTTACCAAAATTATGATGAGTGA
- the rps2 gene encoding small ribosomal subunit protein uS5 yields MADDAGGRGGFRGGFGTGGRGRGRGRGRGRGRGRGARGGKSEDKEWVPVTKLGRLVKDMKIKTLEEIYLYSLPIKESEIIDFFLGSALKDEVLKIMPVQKQTRAGQRTRFKAFVAIGDYNGHVGLGVKCSKEVATAIRGAIILAKLSIIPVRRGYWGNKIGKPHTVPCKVTGRCGSVLVRLIPAPRGTGIVSAPVPKKLLMMAGIDDCYTSARGCTATLGNFAKATFDAISKTYSYLTPDLWKETVFTKSPYQEFTDHLAKTHTRVSVQRTQGALQAAS; encoded by the exons ATGGCGGACGACGCCGGTGGTAGAGGAGGTTTTCGCGGAGGTTTCGGCACTGGCGGCCGGGGTCGCGGTCGTGGACGCGGCAGAGGCCGTGGAAGAGGCCGCGGTGCCCGGGGAGGCAAATCTGAGGATAAGGAG TGGGTGCCCGTGACCAAACTTGGTCGTCTGGTGAAGGACATGAAGATTAAGACCTTGGAAGAGATCTATCTGTATTCTCTGCCAATCAAG GAGTCTGAGATCATCGACTTCTTCCTGGGTTCAGCACTGAAGGATGAGGTTCTGAAAATCATGCCTGTCCAGAAACAGACCAGGGCTGGTCAGCGTACCAGGTTTAAG GCCTTTGTTGCTATCGGTGATTACAATGGCCATGTTGGTCTGGGCGTGAAGTGCTCCAAAGAAGTAGCCACAGCTATCCGTGGAGCCATCATCCTGGCCAAGTTGTCCATCATTCCCGTCAGACGAGGCTACTGGGGTAACAAGATCGGCAAGCCACACACCGTGCCATGCAAG GTGACCGGTCGCTGTGGTTCAGTCCTGGTGCGTCTCATTCCCGCCCCCCGTGGTACCGGTATCGTGTCTGCTCCCGTGCCCAAGAAACTGCTGATGATGGCTGGTATTGATGATTGCTACACCTCTGCCAGGGGCTGCACTGCCACCTTGGGCAACTTTG CCAAGGCTACCTTTGACGCAATCTCCAAGACCTACAGCTACCTGACTCCTGATCTCTGGAAGGAAACTGTGTTTACAAAGTCTCCTTACCAG GAATTCACTGATCATCTGGCCAAGACCCACACTAGGGTATCCGTTCAGAGGACCCAGGGAGCTCTTCAGGCAGCCTCCTAA